One Longimicrobiaceae bacterium DNA window includes the following coding sequences:
- a CDS encoding carboxypeptidase regulatory-like domain-containing protein — translation MKRGSQTAAMLLWALLLAVCLPAAARAQAVTTAAVSGRVVNAEQAPAAGVQVTATNTANGSVSRVVTRADGRYLLPGLQPGSYRLTVSGLGMATQTRTVNLALGTTATNDFTLASQAISLGPITATAERNAIISSSHTGAATTISDSTLRRAPTISRDLSDFTRLVPQLAMTNSTTGAISAGGRNNRYNQLQIDGTSSNDMFGLSGSGTPSGQAGGKAITLEAVQELQVVLAPFDVRQSGFTGASVNAVTKSGTNRFQGTISGFNRNEGLAGRYITPADTVSSKLDKFRNTEIAGSFGGPIMRNKAFFFLAGERTNRTNPINYIAGSNSALGVTSTQAQQLADTLAVLGYAPGGISGRRIERASTNLFGRLDFNLGQNNRLTLRHNYIDANRGDFGSSARTYYLANAGYTQFSTTNSSVLQLNSGFGGGVFNELRLGYNRVRDHRGFEGGQFPRIQVNASNGNLVAGTENFSGQNILDQDAFEITNDLTIPAGSHTLVFGTSNQFSKFSNLFVRNPFGNYVFQSYADFVAGRASNYQFSYLVPDTDPNTPGDQPGRPRADFGVRRYALYGEDRWDALSNLQVTLGLRVDRNGYPDTPGENTAFAAIYGRHTSAVPENSTTWSPRIGFNWDLFGDQTTQLRGGAGVFSGANPLVWVSNVYGNTGLDYIRFTCDRLNTNNNDDPPPFVFDPANQPRSCVTSAGVPIAAAAAPNEIDLVDPNFRSPQVARYSLGIDRQLPLGLVGTLEGLYTQTIHDVLYQNLRVFPTGLRVENRPAYALRGGTPGFGDVIDLTNTSAGYAYNLTAQLQRQFRNGWDFSLAYTRSKAKDVNPITSSQAISNWQFNVTASDPNNPGLHTSDNDIPNRVVATTSYSLRLFSRASTDLSLVYVGQSGLPYSYRYGSDINGDGSTGNDLVYVPKDASDIRFQSGAVNGVNVTAAQSWENLNDFMNRVPCLNNARGTVLSRNSCRTPWSNRIDFRIAQNLAPIRGQNAQITLDVLNFANLLNREWGLSQFIANQTDNLLSLGTGNTTADANGRRLYRAFAARQDAFSTSTLDSRYQIQLGVRYSF, via the coding sequence ATGAAACGAGGTTCGCAGACCGCGGCGATGCTGCTGTGGGCGCTGCTCCTGGCAGTTTGCCTGCCGGCGGCCGCCCGCGCGCAGGCCGTGACCACGGCCGCGGTGAGCGGTCGCGTGGTGAACGCCGAGCAGGCTCCGGCCGCCGGCGTGCAGGTGACGGCGACCAACACGGCGAACGGCTCGGTCTCGCGCGTGGTGACGCGCGCCGACGGCCGGTACCTGCTTCCCGGCCTTCAGCCGGGCTCGTACCGCCTGACCGTCTCGGGCCTGGGCATGGCCACGCAGACGCGCACGGTGAACCTGGCGCTCGGCACCACGGCCACGAACGACTTCACGCTCGCCTCGCAGGCCATCAGCCTGGGCCCGATCACGGCCACCGCCGAGCGCAACGCGATCATCTCGTCGTCGCACACGGGCGCCGCGACCACCATCAGCGACAGCACGCTGCGCCGCGCGCCCACCATCTCGCGCGACCTGAGCGACTTCACGCGCCTGGTGCCGCAGCTGGCGATGACCAACTCGACCACCGGCGCCATCAGCGCGGGCGGCCGTAACAACCGCTACAACCAGCTCCAGATCGACGGCACCTCCAGCAACGACATGTTCGGCCTCTCGGGCAGCGGCACGCCCAGCGGCCAGGCCGGCGGCAAGGCGATCACGCTCGAGGCGGTGCAGGAGCTCCAGGTCGTGCTCGCGCCCTTCGACGTGCGCCAGAGCGGCTTCACCGGCGCGTCGGTGAACGCGGTGACCAAGTCGGGCACCAACCGATTCCAGGGCACCATCAGCGGCTTCAACCGCAACGAGGGGCTGGCCGGCCGCTACATCACCCCGGCCGACACCGTCTCCAGCAAGCTGGACAAGTTCCGCAACACCGAGATCGCCGGCTCGTTCGGCGGCCCGATCATGCGCAACAAGGCCTTCTTCTTCCTGGCCGGCGAGCGCACCAACCGCACGAACCCGATCAACTACATCGCCGGCAGCAACTCGGCGCTGGGCGTGACCAGCACGCAGGCGCAGCAGCTCGCCGACACGCTGGCGGTGCTGGGGTACGCCCCCGGCGGCATCAGCGGCCGCCGCATCGAGCGGGCGAGCACCAACCTGTTCGGCCGCCTCGACTTCAACCTGGGCCAGAACAACCGCCTCACGCTGCGCCACAACTACATCGACGCCAACCGCGGTGACTTCGGCAGCAGCGCGCGCACGTACTACCTGGCCAACGCGGGCTACACGCAGTTCAGCACCACGAACAGCAGCGTGCTGCAGCTCAACTCGGGCTTCGGTGGCGGCGTGTTCAACGAGCTGCGCCTGGGCTACAACCGAGTCCGCGACCACCGCGGCTTCGAGGGTGGCCAGTTCCCGCGCATCCAGGTCAACGCGTCGAACGGCAACCTGGTGGCCGGCACCGAGAACTTCTCGGGGCAGAACATCCTGGACCAGGACGCGTTCGAGATCACCAACGACCTGACGATCCCGGCCGGCTCGCACACGCTGGTGTTCGGCACCAGCAACCAGTTCTCGAAGTTCAGCAACCTGTTCGTGCGCAACCCGTTCGGCAACTACGTCTTCCAGAGCTACGCGGACTTCGTGGCCGGCCGCGCGTCGAACTACCAGTTCAGCTACCTGGTGCCCGACACCGACCCGAACACCCCCGGCGACCAGCCCGGCCGCCCGCGCGCCGACTTCGGCGTGCGCCGCTACGCGCTGTACGGCGAGGACCGCTGGGACGCGCTGAGCAACCTGCAGGTCACGCTGGGCCTGCGCGTGGACCGCAACGGCTACCCGGACACGCCGGGCGAGAACACGGCCTTCGCCGCCATCTACGGCCGCCACACCAGCGCCGTACCGGAGAACTCGACCACCTGGAGCCCGCGCATCGGCTTCAACTGGGACCTGTTCGGCGACCAGACCACGCAGCTCCGCGGCGGTGCGGGCGTGTTCAGCGGCGCGAACCCGCTGGTGTGGGTGTCGAACGTCTACGGCAACACCGGCCTGGACTACATCCGCTTCACCTGCGACCGCCTGAACACCAACAACAACGACGATCCGCCCCCGTTCGTGTTCGACCCGGCGAACCAGCCGCGCAGCTGCGTGACGTCGGCCGGCGTGCCGATCGCGGCCGCCGCCGCGCCGAACGAGATCGACCTGGTGGACCCGAACTTCCGCTCGCCGCAGGTGGCCCGCTACTCGCTGGGCATCGACCGGCAGCTCCCGCTGGGCCTGGTGGGCACGCTCGAGGGCCTGTACACGCAGACCATCCACGACGTGCTGTACCAGAACCTCCGCGTCTTCCCCACGGGCCTGCGCGTGGAGAACCGTCCGGCGTACGCCCTTCGCGGCGGCACCCCGGGCTTCGGCGACGTGATCGACCTCACGAACACGAGCGCCGGCTACGCCTACAACCTGACGGCGCAGCTCCAGCGCCAGTTCCGCAACGGGTGGGACTTCTCGCTGGCGTACACGCGCTCGAAGGCCAAGGACGTGAACCCGATCACGAGCAGCCAGGCGATCTCGAACTGGCAGTTCAACGTGACGGCCAGCGACCCGAACAACCCGGGCCTGCACACGTCCGACAACGACATCCCCAACCGCGTGGTGGCCACGACGTCGTACTCGCTGCGTCTCTTCTCGCGCGCTTCGACCGACCTGTCGCTGGTGTACGTGGGCCAGTCGGGCCTGCCGTACTCGTACCGCTACGGCAGCGACATCAACGGCGACGGCTCCACGGGCAACGACCTGGTGTACGTGCCCAAGGACGCTTCGGACATCCGCTTCCAGAGTGGCGCGGTGAACGGCGTGAACGTGACGGCGGCCCAGTCGTGGGAGAACCTGAACGACTTCATGAACCGCGTGCCGTGCCTGAACAACGCGCGCGGCACCGTGCTGAGCCGCAACTCCTGCCGCACGCCGTGGTCGAACCGCATCGACTTCCGCATCGCGCAGAACCTGGCGCCCATCCGCGGCCAGAACGCCCAGATCACGCTGGACGTGCTGAACTTCGCCAACCTGCTCAACCGTGAGTGGGGCCTGAGCCAGTTCATCGCGAACCAGACCGACAACCTGCTGTCGCTCGGCACCGGCAACACCACCGCCGACGCCAACGGCCGCCGCCTGTACCGCGCCTTCGCGGCGCGCCAGGACGCGTTCAGCACCAGCACGCTGGACTCGCGCTACCAGATCCAGCTCGGGGTCCGGTACAGCTTCTAG